In one window of Hymenobacter nivis DNA:
- a CDS encoding ArsR/SmtB family transcription factor has product MGLSVEKMEKVAFILKTTAHPTRIAIVQLLAAQESLSVSDISERLSVEQSLLSHHLSGMKLKGILSSTRDGKNIYYALKMREVIDVIQCLAACTFL; this is encoded by the coding sequence ATGGGCCTCTCCGTTGAGAAGATGGAGAAGGTGGCCTTTATCCTGAAAACCACCGCCCACCCCACCCGCATTGCCATCGTGCAGCTGCTGGCCGCGCAGGAAAGCCTGTCGGTTTCCGACATCAGCGAGCGGCTCAGCGTCGAGCAGAGCCTGCTCTCCCACCACCTCTCGGGCATGAAACTCAAAGGCATTTTGAGCAGCACCCGCGACGGCAAAAACATCTACTACGCCCTGAAAATGCGCGAAGTCATCGACGTGATTCAGTGCCTGGCCGCGTGTACGTTTCTGTAA
- a CDS encoding efflux RND transporter permease subunit, which yields MPRPSFFQAYKAPIAVVLALALALGGLAYRRLNVALFPEVTFPKVKVIADVGLAPTDRVMVTVTKPLEDAMKQVPGLRLLRSTTSRGSCEISAFLNWGVDVVQAQQLIESRLNQARGNLPANISISVERMNPAILPVMGYTLEAPGRSPLELRRLALFTIKPFISQVEGVAAVQVQGGRTKEYQVELIPNQLAALGLGPDDVQTALGNTNFVLSNGYLADYRRLYLTVTDATIQQKEDLENVVLRNDNRRVVRLADVATVRIGEQPEYTRINANGHDAVLISVLRQPAANVVAVSAGVAAKVAALRAGLPKGITLAPYYDQADFVSEVVRSVQDSLWIGLALALVVTALFLRSWRASLTLVLTLPVALALTLAVLYFGLGYSLNIMTLGALAAAIGLMIDDAVVMVEQLHRVGEEHPDATPGAVVQRSVRHLLPSLVGSSLSTIVIFLPFALLGGVAGAYFKVLATTMVVALICSFFVAWLGLPVVYLLLSKRPSAARPDGAAPANDGFGPPDAPADAITVAADDSLELATGAFAPSAPLRGGGAPTATQTHHDIPWVRSVIRHPAYSVVGILLLVGLMAFVIPRLATGFLPEMDEGAIVLDYNSPPGTSLDETDRILRRAETLIQQVPEVASYSRRTGTQMGFFITEPNRGDYLIRLKTSRERTTEEVIADLRQRIAATEPALVIDFGQVIGDMLGDLMSTVQPIEIKVFGPDAARRYALADQVAAVVGKTPGTADVFNGIVRVGPSVDVRPDPRRLAQFGLTALAFQTQLQTQLGGTVAGNVLSGEQLLNIRLRYPGAAQATLAQMRAEPVFLPSGQRRRLDELATVAVSTSSAELERENLQAMTAVTARLDGRDLGSAVREIQQKIARQVPLPPGYFVQYGGSFAEQQQSFQELLTILGTACLLVFAVGLFLFKDLKAAGLILLVAILGPAGGSLALYLTHTPLNVGSYTGLIMVVGIIGENAIFTFQQFNDFRAEGGPVAAAIGYAIAARLRPKLMTALAAIAALLPLALGIGAGAQLHQPLAIAVIGGLLLALPLLLVVLPSLLRLAYGGGEAATINSAAA from the coding sequence ATGCCGCGCCCTTCCTTTTTCCAAGCCTACAAAGCCCCCATTGCGGTGGTGCTGGCGCTGGCCCTCGCGCTGGGCGGGCTGGCTTACCGGCGGCTGAACGTGGCCCTGTTTCCGGAGGTGACGTTTCCGAAGGTGAAGGTGATTGCCGACGTGGGCCTGGCCCCCACCGACCGCGTGATGGTGACCGTGACCAAGCCCCTGGAAGACGCCATGAAGCAGGTGCCAGGCCTGCGCCTGCTACGCTCGACCACCAGCCGCGGCTCGTGCGAAATCTCGGCCTTCCTGAACTGGGGCGTAGACGTGGTGCAGGCCCAGCAGCTCATCGAGAGCCGCCTCAACCAGGCCCGCGGCAACCTGCCGGCCAACATTTCCATCAGCGTCGAGCGCATGAACCCGGCCATCCTGCCGGTGATGGGCTACACGCTGGAGGCCCCGGGCCGCTCGCCCCTGGAGCTGCGTCGGCTGGCGCTGTTCACCATCAAGCCGTTCATCTCGCAGGTCGAGGGCGTGGCCGCGGTGCAGGTGCAGGGCGGGCGCACCAAGGAGTACCAGGTAGAGCTGATTCCCAACCAGCTGGCCGCCCTGGGCCTGGGCCCCGACGACGTGCAGACGGCCCTGGGCAACACCAATTTCGTACTCAGCAACGGCTACCTGGCCGATTACCGCCGCCTTTACCTGACGGTGACGGACGCCACCATTCAGCAAAAGGAAGACCTGGAAAACGTAGTGCTGCGCAACGACAACCGCCGCGTGGTACGTCTGGCCGATGTGGCCACGGTGCGCATCGGCGAGCAGCCCGAGTACACCCGCATCAACGCCAACGGCCACGACGCGGTACTGATTTCGGTGCTGCGCCAGCCCGCCGCCAACGTGGTGGCCGTCAGCGCGGGCGTGGCGGCCAAGGTGGCGGCCCTGCGGGCGGGCCTTCCCAAGGGCATCACCCTGGCCCCGTACTACGACCAGGCCGATTTCGTGTCGGAGGTAGTGCGCTCGGTGCAGGATTCGCTCTGGATTGGCCTGGCGCTGGCGCTGGTAGTTACGGCGCTATTTCTGCGCTCGTGGCGGGCCTCGCTCACGCTGGTGCTTACGCTGCCCGTGGCGCTGGCCCTCACCCTAGCCGTGCTCTACTTCGGCCTCGGCTACTCGCTGAACATCATGACGCTGGGGGCCCTGGCCGCCGCCATCGGCCTGATGATTGACGACGCCGTGGTGATGGTGGAGCAGCTGCACCGCGTGGGCGAGGAGCACCCGGACGCCACCCCCGGGGCCGTGGTGCAACGCTCGGTACGTCACCTGCTGCCGTCGCTGGTGGGCTCCAGCCTCAGCACCATCGTCATTTTCCTGCCCTTCGCGCTGCTGGGCGGCGTGGCCGGGGCCTACTTCAAGGTGCTGGCCACCACGATGGTGGTGGCCCTGATTTGCTCGTTTTTCGTGGCTTGGTTAGGGCTGCCGGTGGTGTACTTACTGCTGAGTAAGCGGCCCAGCGCGGCCCGGCCCGATGGCGCGGCCCCGGCCAACGACGGCTTTGGCCCACCGGATGCCCCCGCGGACGCAATAACAGTGGCGGCCGACGACAGCCTGGAGCTGGCCACCGGTGCCTTTGCACCTTCGGCTCCTCTGCGCGGCGGCGGGGCCCCCACCGCCACCCAAACGCACCACGACATTCCGTGGGTGCGCTCGGTCATTCGCCACCCTGCTTACAGCGTGGTGGGCATCCTGCTGCTTGTTGGGCTGATGGCCTTCGTCATTCCGCGGCTGGCCACTGGCTTTTTGCCCGAGATGGACGAGGGTGCCATTGTGCTCGACTACAATTCGCCGCCCGGCACCAGCCTCGACGAAACCGACCGGATACTGCGCCGTGCCGAAACCCTGATCCAACAGGTACCGGAGGTGGCCAGCTACTCACGCCGCACCGGCACCCAAATGGGCTTTTTCATCACCGAGCCCAACCGGGGCGACTACCTCATCCGCCTCAAAACCAGCCGCGAGCGCACCACCGAGGAAGTGATTGCCGACCTGCGCCAGCGCATCGCCGCTACCGAGCCGGCACTGGTGATTGACTTCGGCCAGGTGATCGGCGACATGCTCGGCGACCTGATGAGCACCGTGCAGCCCATCGAAATCAAGGTGTTTGGGCCCGACGCTGCCCGGCGCTACGCCCTGGCCGACCAAGTGGCCGCCGTGGTGGGAAAAACACCCGGCACGGCCGACGTCTTCAACGGCATTGTGCGCGTGGGGCCCTCCGTGGACGTGCGCCCCGACCCGCGGCGGCTCGCGCAGTTCGGCCTCACGGCCCTCGCCTTCCAGACCCAGCTCCAAACCCAGCTCGGGGGCACCGTGGCCGGCAATGTGCTCAGCGGCGAGCAACTGCTCAACATCCGCCTGCGCTACCCCGGCGCCGCCCAAGCCACTCTGGCCCAGATGCGCGCCGAGCCCGTGTTCCTGCCCAGCGGCCAGCGCCGCCGCCTCGACGAGCTGGCTACCGTGGCCGTGAGCACGAGCAGCGCCGAACTGGAGCGCGAGAATTTGCAGGCCATGACGGCCGTCACGGCCCGTCTCGACGGGCGCGACCTGGGCTCGGCGGTGCGCGAGATTCAGCAGAAAATTGCCCGCCAGGTGCCGCTGCCGCCCGGCTACTTCGTGCAGTACGGCGGCTCGTTTGCCGAGCAGCAGCAGTCGTTTCAGGAGCTGCTCACCATCCTGGGCACGGCGTGCCTGCTAGTGTTTGCCGTCGGGCTGTTCCTGTTTAAAGACCTGAAAGCTGCGGGCCTTATCCTGCTGGTGGCCATCCTGGGGCCCGCCGGCGGCAGCCTGGCCCTCTACCTCACCCACACGCCCCTGAACGTGGGCTCCTACACCGGCCTCATCATGGTGGTGGGCATCATCGGCGAAAACGCCATCTTCACCTTCCAGCAGTTCAACGACTTCCGCGCCGAAGGGGGCCCCGTGGCGGCGGCCATCGGCTACGCCATTGCCGCCCGCCTGCGCCCCAAGCTGATGACGGCCCTGGCCGCCATTGCCGCACTGCTACCGCTGGCGCTGGGCATCGGGGCCGGGGCCCAGCTGCACCAGCCCCTGGCCATCGCCGTCATCGGGGGCCTGTTGCTGGCCCTGCCCCTGCTGCTGGTGGTGCTGCCCAGCCTGCTCCGCCTGGCCTATGGGGGCGGGGAGGCAGCGACAATTAACTCCGCCGCGGCATAG
- a CDS encoding efflux RND transporter periplasmic adaptor subunit: MPRFLPFTLLLALAACHSGAPAANAPADGEEAAVKPRAVVTVGTVQRDTVADVLRLSALSAYPAKDVLRATTTGYLLAPVPVPGQRVAAGQTVFTLQTKESRVLHLDKLTGDPRLRFSGIIRIKAGQAGVLATVDKLAGDYVQDGEQLALSYDRARFGFVLDVPVTQLRYVRVGQPCRIHLPDGRILPGRVAEVLATADAALQTQRYTVRPTGPVPELPENLAVQIDLDRTAPRLTPTLPRAAVLSDETQTQFWVMRLLNDSTAAKVPVRVGAQQADRIEIQSPTFGPQDRILLSGNYGLDDTAAVKVERRTVEK; this comes from the coding sequence ATGCCCCGCTTCCTCCCATTTACCCTGCTCCTGGCCCTGGCCGCCTGCCACTCCGGGGCCCCCGCGGCCAACGCGCCCGCCGACGGTGAGGAGGCTGCCGTGAAGCCCCGCGCCGTGGTGACAGTGGGCACGGTGCAACGCGACACCGTGGCGGACGTGCTACGCCTGAGCGCCCTCTCGGCCTACCCGGCCAAGGATGTGCTGCGCGCCACCACCACCGGCTACCTGCTGGCCCCGGTGCCGGTGCCGGGCCAACGCGTGGCCGCCGGCCAAACGGTGTTCACCCTCCAAACCAAGGAAAGCCGGGTGCTGCACCTGGACAAGCTCACCGGCGACCCGCGCCTGCGTTTCTCGGGCATTATTCGCATCAAGGCCGGCCAGGCGGGCGTACTGGCCACCGTGGACAAGCTGGCCGGCGACTACGTGCAGGACGGTGAGCAGCTGGCCCTGAGCTACGACCGCGCCCGCTTCGGCTTCGTGCTCGACGTGCCCGTGACACAGCTGCGCTACGTGCGCGTGGGCCAGCCCTGCCGCATCCACCTGCCCGACGGCCGCATTCTGCCGGGCCGCGTGGCCGAGGTGCTGGCCACCGCCGATGCCGCCCTGCAAACCCAGCGCTACACCGTGCGCCCCACCGGCCCCGTACCCGAGCTCCCCGAAAACCTGGCGGTGCAAATCGACCTCGACCGCACCGCCCCGCGCCTCACCCCCACCCTGCCCCGCGCCGCCGTGCTCTCCGACGAAACCCAGACCCAGTTCTGGGTGATGCGCCTGCTCAACGACTCGACCGCCGCCAAGGTACCAGTGCGCGTGGGGGCCCAGCAGGCCGACCGGATTGAAATTCAGTCGCCCACGTTTGGGCCCCAGGACCGCATCCTGCTTTCTGGTAATTATGGGCTTGACGACACGGCGGCGGTGAAGGTGGAGCGGAGAACCGTTGAGAAATGA
- a CDS encoding TolC family protein: MVLSVFRWLAVGALALGLGAGAARAQVASPPNLGPLPAAAPAEPGSPQALPDFLAVAYAQSPLLSDLRNQVQQNRLDSLRRKAQNGVQVAGIGAAVATPVITNSSGEQVVGYDQAVSNGGNYAAFGQASKPVLNRFQLQTDYRILGNQGLVLRNAGRLSALDVRRSVTDQFLTAYAAQLQFDFSRTLLGQLRQQDQQLRQLVNAGVFKQTQYLSFYLSVRTQEVTVEQNRLGYRRELGTLRYLCGVADTALVALAVPGAPVRRALAGLASITQRQYTLDSLRYQLDRQAVDASYRPKLSAVLDAGIQSSQPGLLALGHSTGLGAGFLLALPIFDGHQRQLQYQRIDLGERSRRGYRQFLTVQRQQQYDQLGALIRASEALAARIREQLRVAEALVGAARQQLATGDVMILDYLNLVTSYRTLQFSLTQTETDRLRSQYALDYLAE; this comes from the coding sequence GTGGTGCTTTCTGTTTTCCGTTGGCTGGCCGTGGGGGCCCTGGCGCTGGGCCTGGGGGCTGGGGCGGCCCGCGCCCAAGTGGCGAGCCCGCCCAACCTGGGGCCCCTGCCGGCCGCGGCACCCGCCGAACCGGGCAGCCCCCAGGCGCTGCCCGATTTCCTGGCCGTAGCCTACGCCCAAAGCCCGCTGCTGAGCGACCTGCGCAACCAAGTACAGCAAAACCGCCTCGACAGCCTCCGCCGCAAGGCCCAGAACGGCGTGCAGGTGGCCGGCATTGGGGCGGCGGTAGCCACGCCGGTTATCACGAACAGCAGCGGCGAACAAGTGGTAGGCTACGACCAGGCCGTGAGCAATGGCGGCAACTACGCCGCCTTTGGGCAGGCCAGCAAGCCGGTGCTCAACCGCTTCCAGCTGCAAACCGACTACCGCATCCTCGGCAACCAGGGGCTGGTGCTGCGCAACGCCGGCCGCCTCTCGGCCCTGGACGTGCGCCGCTCCGTGACCGACCAGTTCCTGACGGCCTACGCCGCGCAGCTGCAATTCGACTTCAGCCGCACCCTGCTTGGGCAGCTGCGCCAGCAAGACCAGCAGCTGCGCCAGCTCGTGAACGCGGGCGTGTTCAAGCAGACGCAGTACCTGAGCTTTTACCTGTCGGTGCGCACCCAGGAGGTGACGGTGGAGCAAAACCGCCTCGGCTACCGGCGCGAGCTGGGCACGCTGCGCTACCTGTGCGGTGTGGCCGACACGGCCCTGGTGGCGCTGGCCGTGCCCGGGGCCCCGGTGCGTCGGGCACTGGCGGGCCTTGCCTCCATCACCCAGCGCCAGTACACGCTGGATAGCCTGCGCTACCAGCTCGACCGCCAGGCGGTGGACGCCAGCTACCGCCCCAAGCTGAGCGCGGTACTCGACGCCGGCATTCAGTCGTCGCAGCCCGGGCTGCTGGCCCTGGGGCACAGCACGGGCCTCGGGGCGGGCTTTTTACTCGCGCTACCGATTTTCGACGGCCACCAGCGGCAGCTCCAGTACCAGCGCATCGACCTGGGCGAGCGGAGCCGGCGCGGCTACCGGCAGTTTCTGACGGTGCAGCGGCAGCAGCAGTACGACCAGCTGGGCGCCCTCATTCGGGCGTCAGAGGCGCTGGCGGCGCGCATCCGCGAGCAGCTGCGGGTGGCCGAGGCCCTGGTGGGCGCCGCCCGCCAGCAGCTGGCCACCGGCGACGTGATGATCCTGGACTACCTGAACCTCGTGACGAGCTACCGTACCCTGCAATTCAGCCTCACGCAGACCGAAACCGACCGGCTCCGCAGCCAGTACGCCCTGGATTATCTGGCGGAGTAG
- a CDS encoding response regulator transcription factor: MKLLLVEDEPALRAVLLESLRPGGYVVEVAADFAQAYEKIKLYRYDCVLLDLTLPDGNGLDLVRALKADNSPAGVLIFTARDTLEDRIAGLDLGADDYLVKPFHLSELNARLRAIIRRRQFQGQHHIVFRDLLVWPEQAEVLVRGEPLMLTRKEYDLLLYLLANPDRVLTKEAIAEHLCGDAVDAADSFDFIYTHFKNLRKKLQEKGADNYIRTMYGVGYKLSSE; the protein is encoded by the coding sequence ATGAAGCTCCTGCTCGTCGAAGACGAACCCGCCCTGCGCGCCGTGCTGCTCGAATCGCTGCGCCCCGGCGGCTACGTGGTGGAAGTGGCGGCCGATTTTGCCCAGGCCTACGAGAAAATCAAGCTCTACCGCTACGACTGCGTACTGCTCGACCTGACGCTGCCCGATGGCAACGGCCTCGACCTGGTGCGGGCCCTGAAGGCGGATAACTCGCCGGCCGGCGTACTCATCTTTACCGCCCGCGATACCCTGGAGGACCGCATCGCCGGCCTCGACCTCGGGGCCGACGACTACCTCGTCAAGCCCTTTCATTTGTCGGAGCTGAACGCCCGGCTGCGGGCCATCATCCGGCGGCGGCAGTTCCAGGGCCAGCACCACATCGTGTTCCGCGACCTGCTCGTGTGGCCCGAGCAGGCCGAGGTGCTGGTGCGCGGCGAGCCTCTGATGCTCACCCGCAAAGAGTACGACCTGCTCCTCTACCTGCTCGCTAACCCCGACCGCGTGCTCACCAAGGAAGCCATCGCCGAGCACCTCTGCGGCGACGCCGTGGACGCCGCCGACTCGTTCGATTTCATCTACACCCACTTCAAAAACCTGCGCAAAAAGCTCCAGGAGAAAGGCGCCGATAACTACATCCGCACCATGTACGGCGTAGGGTATAAGCTGAGTAGTGAGTAG
- a CDS encoding sensor histidine kinase, with amino-acid sequence MKLLAATNRYYLALAAVLFAVGSGALYVGVNHVLRHEVGEQLAVRRHEIEQQVRAGRPLPEPPFESGLDVRAGPQPLGFSDMLLRDTLEHESVPHRQLTFVVRPAAGPPVWVTVRKSLVETDDLVRVILTTMLGVLAALLGGAALLNRWLAGRLWAPFQHTLGALRSYDLQQHQPLALPTPAIAEFAELNLALTHLSQRLVADYENLREFTANAAHETQTPLAIMQAQLEQLLQLPALEHDPAAAPLLAELYGATRRLSRLHQALGLLSRIENRQFAAAAPVRLNELLAEKSQQLGPLLEARGLALHLRAPAGPVVHMHPGLADSLVHNLLHNAIKHNEPGGDVTAVLTSNYLEISNPGANPGGDPARFFERFRKHRATADSPGLGLSIVQQIGAYYGFGVSYTFEPVGRRHVLRVQFAPPPAP; translated from the coding sequence ATGAAGCTCCTTGCCGCCACCAACCGCTACTACCTGGCCCTGGCGGCGGTGCTGTTTGCGGTGGGCAGCGGGGCCCTGTACGTGGGCGTGAACCACGTGCTGCGCCACGAAGTGGGCGAGCAATTGGCCGTGCGCCGCCACGAAATTGAGCAGCAGGTGCGTGCCGGCCGGCCGCTGCCGGAGCCCCCGTTCGAGTCGGGGCTGGACGTGAGAGCGGGGCCCCAGCCGCTGGGTTTCAGTGATATGCTGCTGCGCGATACGTTGGAGCACGAGTCGGTGCCGCACCGGCAGCTCACGTTTGTGGTGCGCCCGGCGGCGGGGCCCCCTGTCTGGGTGACGGTGCGCAAGTCGCTGGTCGAAACCGACGACTTGGTGCGCGTCATCCTCACCACTATGCTGGGGGTGCTGGCGGCGCTGCTGGGCGGCGCGGCCCTGCTCAACCGCTGGCTGGCGGGGCGGCTGTGGGCCCCGTTCCAGCACACGCTGGGGGCCCTGCGCAGCTACGACTTGCAGCAGCACCAACCCCTGGCGCTGCCCACGCCTGCCATCGCCGAATTCGCCGAGCTGAACCTGGCCCTGACGCACCTCAGCCAGCGCCTGGTGGCCGACTACGAAAACCTGCGCGAGTTCACGGCCAACGCCGCCCACGAAACCCAGACACCGCTGGCCATTATGCAGGCCCAGCTGGAGCAGCTGCTGCAACTGCCGGCCCTGGAGCACGACCCCGCCGCCGCGCCGCTGCTGGCCGAATTGTACGGGGCCACGCGCCGCCTCTCGCGCCTGCACCAGGCGCTGGGGCTGCTTAGCCGCATCGAAAACCGCCAGTTTGCCGCCGCCGCGCCGGTGCGGCTCAACGAATTGCTGGCTGAAAAAAGCCAGCAGCTGGGACCCCTGCTCGAAGCCCGGGGCCTGGCCCTGCACCTGCGCGCGCCGGCCGGCCCCGTGGTGCACATGCACCCCGGCCTGGCTGATTCATTGGTGCACAACTTGCTGCACAACGCCATTAAGCACAACGAGCCGGGCGGCGACGTGACGGCGGTATTAACCAGTAATTACCTGGAAATCAGTAATCCTGGGGCCAACCCGGGCGGCGACCCGGCCCGCTTCTTCGAGCGCTTCCGCAAGCACCGCGCCACCGCCGACTCGCCCGGGCTGGGCCTGAGCATCGTGCAGCAAATCGGGGCCTACTACGGGTTTGGGGTGAGCTACACGTTTGAGCCCGTAGGCCGGCGGCACGTGCTGCGGGTGCAGTTCGCGCCGCCGCCAGCTCCGTAG
- a CDS encoding c-type cytochrome has product MIRRFLPAAFLLAGALALPGPGPADAQTRPNPKARPAAAGAPAPALLAQGKQVYTQYCLSCHQADGGGVQNMNPPLIKTTYVLGDKARLTNILVHGFAEKVEINGETYNNVMPAHDFLTDAQMAAVLTYVRNSFGNKASAISVAEVKTIRASK; this is encoded by the coding sequence ATGATTCGCCGTTTCCTTCCCGCTGCCTTCCTGCTGGCCGGGGCCCTGGCGCTGCCGGGCCCCGGGCCCGCCGACGCCCAAACCAGGCCTAACCCCAAAGCCCGGCCCGCCGCCGCCGGGGCCCCCGCCCCGGCGCTGCTCGCCCAGGGCAAGCAAGTATACACCCAGTACTGCCTCAGCTGCCACCAAGCCGACGGCGGCGGCGTGCAGAATATGAACCCGCCGCTCATCAAAACCACCTACGTGCTCGGCGACAAAGCGCGGCTAACCAACATCCTGGTGCACGGCTTCGCGGAAAAAGTGGAAATCAACGGCGAAACATACAACAACGTCATGCCGGCCCACGACTTCCTCACCGACGCGCAAATGGCCGCCGTGCTCACCTACGTGCGCAACTCGTTCGGCAACAAAGCCAGCGCCATCAGCGTGGCCGAAGTTAAAACCATCCGCGCCAGTAAGTAA
- a CDS encoding PQQ-dependent sugar dehydrogenase: MKISALRSVLLPAALAGGAALLALVPAAPRVAPDPGNAGLKLPAGFGALVVAETGGKARHLAVTPEGTVYVKLNKPTTKGGILVLKPTATGKATVASGFGNYGGTGIYLKNGYLYASSDKDVYRYKLDAKGEVISPSQPELVVAGLKLGQEHESKSIVLDNAGNLYVNVGAYSNSCQVKDREKGSMGIPNCPVLDSAGGIWQFKADGQRQRQAQGTRYTTGLRNVVGLDWNAKDNQLFVMQHGRDQLHDIFPAMYDEKTSAQLPAECMYALKLGDNAGWPYIYYDPAKHEKMLAPEYGGDGKKAVTDKYIDPVAAYPAHMAPNALLFYTGSMFPAKYRNGAFIAFHGSWNRAPEPQMGYFVAFQPFKDGRPSGPYEVFADNFAGSAAKTASGRADHRPCGLAQGPDGSLYVSDDSKGTIFRIVYNK; the protein is encoded by the coding sequence ATGAAAATTTCTGCCCTTCGCTCCGTCCTGTTGCCCGCCGCCCTGGCCGGCGGCGCGGCCCTGCTCGCCCTTGTGCCGGCCGCGCCCCGTGTGGCCCCCGACCCCGGCAACGCCGGCCTGAAACTGCCCGCGGGCTTCGGGGCCCTGGTAGTGGCCGAAACCGGAGGCAAGGCCCGGCACCTCGCCGTCACGCCCGAGGGCACGGTGTACGTGAAGCTCAACAAGCCCACTACCAAGGGCGGCATCCTGGTGCTCAAGCCCACGGCCACCGGCAAGGCCACCGTGGCCAGCGGCTTCGGCAACTACGGCGGCACGGGCATATACTTGAAAAACGGCTACTTGTACGCCTCGTCCGACAAAGACGTGTACCGCTACAAGCTCGATGCCAAGGGTGAGGTCATCAGCCCCAGCCAGCCCGAGCTGGTAGTGGCCGGCCTCAAGCTGGGCCAGGAGCACGAGAGCAAGTCTATCGTGCTCGACAACGCCGGCAACCTGTACGTGAACGTGGGGGCCTACTCCAACTCGTGCCAGGTGAAGGACCGCGAGAAGGGCTCGATGGGCATCCCCAACTGCCCGGTGCTGGACTCGGCGGGCGGCATCTGGCAGTTCAAGGCCGACGGGCAGCGCCAGCGCCAGGCCCAGGGCACGCGCTACACCACCGGCCTGCGCAACGTGGTGGGCTTAGATTGGAACGCGAAGGACAACCAGCTTTTCGTGATGCAGCACGGCCGCGACCAGCTGCACGACATCTTCCCGGCGATGTACGACGAGAAAACCTCGGCCCAGCTGCCGGCCGAGTGCATGTACGCCCTTAAGTTGGGCGACAACGCCGGCTGGCCCTACATCTACTACGACCCCGCCAAGCACGAGAAAATGCTGGCCCCCGAGTACGGCGGCGACGGCAAGAAGGCCGTGACCGACAAATACATCGACCCAGTGGCCGCCTACCCCGCCCACATGGCCCCCAACGCGCTGCTGTTCTACACCGGCAGCATGTTTCCGGCCAAGTACCGCAACGGCGCCTTCATCGCCTTCCACGGCTCCTGGAACCGGGCCCCCGAGCCCCAGATGGGCTACTTCGTGGCCTTCCAGCCCTTCAAGGACGGCAGGCCCAGCGGCCCCTACGAGGTGTTTGCCGACAACTTCGCCGGCTCGGCCGCCAAGACGGCTTCGGGCCGCGCCGACCACCGCCCCTGCGGCCTGGCCCAGGGCCCCGACGGTTCGCTCTACGTGAGCGACGACTCGAAAGGGACCATTTTCCGCATCGTTTACAACAAATAG